A genomic segment from Dermacentor silvarum isolate Dsil-2018 chromosome 11, BIME_Dsil_1.4, whole genome shotgun sequence encodes:
- the LOC125941556 gene encoding uncharacterized protein K02A2.6-like produces the protein MLRSTTPTRPWEEVGVDLFHLNGQDYVFLVDYRSSFPEVISLRSTSAPAVINVIKSVFARHGIPRLVRSDNGPQFAAREFSTFADSYGFRYVTSSPHFPQLNGEVERMVRTVKDLLRNADDPYLALLAYRDTPGVNGVSPAQLFMGRRLQPGYLRRRTSWGLPGRRRSHSLGGTKTTGGAKHPTSTEDM, from the coding sequence ATGCTGCGGTCAACCACTCCAACTCGGCCCTGGGAAGAGGTGGGCGTAGATCTTTTTCATTTGAACGGCCAGGACTACGTCTTTCTGGTGGATTACCGGTCAAGCTTCCCGGAAGTCATCAGCCTGCGCTCGACGTCAGCCCCTGCTGTCATCAACGTCATCAAGAGCGTCTTCGCGCGCCACGGGATCCCGAGACTGGTGCGCAGCGATAACGGTCCACAGTTTGCTGCAAGAGAGTTCTCCACCTTCGCCGATTCCTACGGTTTCCGCTACGTCACTAGCAGCCCCCATTTCCCACAGTTGAACGGGGAGGTGGAACGGATGGTGAGGACGGTCAAGGACCTGCTGCGGAATGCGGATGATCCATACCTTGCGCTTCTGGCATACCGAGACACCCCTGGGGTAAACGGAGTGAGCCCTGCTCAGCTGTTCATGGGCAGGCGCCTACAGCCCGGGTACCTACGACGTCGCACCAGCTGGGGCCTACCTGGCCGCCGTCGGTCCCATTCACTCGGCGGGACCAAGACAACCGGAGGCGCCAAGCATCCAACTTCAACAGAAGACATGTAG
- the LOC119433649 gene encoding nascent polypeptide-associated complex subunit alpha, muscle-specific form-like — protein sequence MRLAKFPIGVHHPQREKTRVGSGDREVEGSLEHFAEYNLQAIFVGQELWFSKSNAGGGRSWAMPCRDAAADEAASVPVEPVPVAMANRRYVSYGALLIPVQPYKKTVPACGRCGSVGHRADSCPRPKPDLCGICGKAVPLTDGARAPHECTPRCALCAGPHVTADRCCKERYRTPPPKSPTPPPEGQAGPKKQKRRRPRKPRKTGPPASPQRAQPPATNPTPPPHPDAGAIGPSLRGQTADGPPTRKSTTRQVSPTSPKPHPPSPEPKRTAKGDLSWATRVRQGPQVSGSGGAASPPPPSMIPNPKPATPSTPTREQIAIRQLQAQVASLTQAVEALANRLPSANPTPSG from the exons ATGCGCCTCGCGAAGTTCCCGATAGGTGTTCACCACCCCCAACGCGAGAAGACGCGCGTTGGAAGTGGAGATCGGGaggtcgagggctctcttgaGCATTTTGCGGAGTACAACCTCCAAGCAATCTTCGTGGGACAGGAGCTGTGGTTTTCAAAGTCAAACGCCGGTGGTGGACGCAGCTGGGCCATGCCATGTAGAGACGCagcggccgacgaagcagcgagcGTTCCAGTAGAGCCTGTACCGGTGGCCATGGCGAATCGAAG GTACGTCTCTTACGGCGCCCTGCTGATCCCGGTGCAGCCGTACAAGAAAACTGTACCAGCCTGCGGTCGGTGCGGTTCCGTTGGGCATCGGGCCGACAGCTGCCCCCGCCCCAAACCAGACCTCTGCGGCATCTGCGGAAAAGCAGTGCCGCTCACGGATGGCGCCCGCGCCCCTCACGAGTGTACGCCCAGGTGCGCTCTATGTGCCGGACCCCACGTCACCGCGGACCGGTGCTGTAAAGAGCGCTACAGGACGCCGCCACCCAAATCACCTACTCCTCCACCGGAGGGTCAAGCCGGCCCCAAGAAGCAAAAACGTCGACGCCCACGGAAACCGAGGAAGACGGGCCCTCCGGCTTCGCCGCAGAGGGCTCAGCCCCCTGCCACCAACCCTACCCCACCCCCGCACCCTGACGCGGGGGCTATCGGGCCTTCCCTGCGAGGCCAAACTGCGGATGGACCGCCAACCAGAAAGTCCACTACGAGGCAAGTTTCGCCCACCTCACCCAAACCGCACCCGCCGTCACCTGAACCCAAACGTACTGCCAAGGGGGATCTCTCGTGGGCCACCCGCGTCCGGCAAGGACCTCAGGTAAGTGGCTCGGGCGGGGCAGCCTCTCCGCCCCCACCATCCATGATCCCTAACCCCAAGCCGGCGACCCCTTCCACTCCCACCCGGGAACAAATTGCAATCCGTCAGTTACAGGCCCAGGTTGCCTCGTTAACGCAGGCGGTGGAGGCGCTCGCGAACCGCTTGCCCTCAGCTAACCCGACACCGTCCGGGTAG